One stretch of Glycine soja cultivar W05 chromosome 7, ASM419377v2, whole genome shotgun sequence DNA includes these proteins:
- the LOC114420048 gene encoding flowering-promoting factor 1-like protein 3 has protein sequence MSGVWVFKNGVVRLVENPGGEAVEGSRGGRRKVLVHRASNEVITSYAVLEQKLYSLGWERYYDDADLLQFHKRSTVHLISLPRDFNKFKPMHMYDIVVKNKNAFEVRDM, from the coding sequence atgtCTGGGGTTTGGGTTTTCAAGAACGGTGTGGTGAGGCTGGTGGAGAACCCTGGGGGTGAGGCAGTGGAGGGAAGCCGTGGAGGAAGAAGGAAGGTGCTTGTTCATAGAGCAAGCAATGAGGTTATCACCTCTTATGCGGTGTTAGAGCAAAAACTGTATTCACTTGGGTGGGAGCGTTACTATGACGACGCTGATCTTCTTCAATTCCACAAACGCTCCACCGTGCACCTTATTTCCCTGCCGAGAGATTTCAACAAGTTCAAGCCCATGCACATGTATGACATAGTGGTGAAGAACAAGAACGCTTTTGAAGTTAGGGACATGTAG